From a single Okeanomitos corallinicola TIOX110 genomic region:
- a CDS encoding geranylgeranyl reductase family protein: protein MYDSIIIGAGPAGGTAAYHLAKRGHSVLVLEKNSLPRYKPCGGGVSPAIAQWFDFDFSPAISVKVDSLRFTWKLEDPVEAKIGIQEPVWMVRRDIFDHFLVKQAQNQGAELRDNTEVTGIEFKTDHWQVNTANGSFSGRYLIAADGAKGPMAKWLGFKNRKRQLAGALEAEVTADVVNKNIAHFEFGLIKNGYIWNFPKADGYSIGVGTFIGGQPQDFKKILTEYSQLFNVDLTTGKQYGHPISLWNGEQKLHTQNAVLAGEAACLVDPFTAEGIRPSMFSGLLAAQFISEAIGGDINALENYTHAMNEQWGTDMAWAAKLASAFYRFPGIGYKVGVKRPSGAQTMGKILSGELRYADVASRALKRLIPSLGS, encoded by the coding sequence ATGTACGATTCCATTATCATTGGCGCTGGCCCAGCAGGTGGCACAGCAGCTTATCACTTAGCCAAGCGGGGACACTCAGTATTGGTTCTAGAAAAAAACTCCCTACCTAGATATAAACCCTGTGGTGGTGGTGTTTCACCAGCGATCGCCCAATGGTTTGATTTTGACTTTAGTCCTGCTATTTCTGTGAAAGTAGACTCCTTACGCTTTACCTGGAAACTTGAAGATCCCGTAGAAGCGAAAATAGGTATTCAAGAACCAGTCTGGATGGTGCGACGAGATATATTTGACCATTTTCTGGTTAAACAAGCTCAAAACCAAGGTGCTGAATTACGAGATAACACAGAAGTCACAGGTATAGAATTTAAAACCGATCATTGGCAAGTCAACACAGCCAATGGATCATTTAGCGGTCGCTACCTAATTGCTGCTGATGGTGCTAAAGGCCCAATGGCAAAATGGTTAGGTTTTAAAAACCGTAAACGCCAGTTAGCAGGAGCTTTAGAAGCAGAAGTCACCGCAGATGTAGTTAATAAAAATATTGCACACTTCGAGTTTGGATTAATTAAAAACGGTTATATCTGGAATTTTCCTAAAGCTGATGGTTACTCTATTGGTGTAGGTACATTTATTGGTGGCCAACCTCAAGATTTCAAAAAAATATTAACCGAATATTCCCAACTCTTTAACGTAGACCTAACAACAGGTAAACAGTACGGTCATCCCATCTCTTTATGGAATGGCGAACAAAAATTACATACTCAAAATGCAGTTTTAGCAGGTGAAGCAGCTTGTCTAGTTGATCCTTTCACAGCTGAAGGTATTCGTCCTTCTATGTTTAGTGGTCTTTTAGCTGCCCAATTTATTAGTGAAGCTATCGGTGGTGATATCAATGCCCTAGAAAATTATACTCATGCCATGAATGAACAGTGGGGTACTGATATGGCCTGGGCAGCAAAATTAGCTAGTGCATTCTATCGTTTTCCAGGTATTGGTTATAAAGTTGGTGTTAAACGTCCCTCTGGCGCTCAGACTATGGGTAAAATTCTCAGTGGTGAATTACGTTATGCTGACGTAGCCAGTCGTGCCTTGAAGCGGTTGATACCTAGTTTGGGGTCTTGA
- the frr gene encoding ribosome recycling factor, producing MKLDEAESKMQNTVEATQRAFNTIRTGRANSSLLDKVQVEYYGTPTPLKSLANISTPDATTILIQPYDKGSLNIVEKALSMSDVGLTPSNDGSVIRLNIPPLTSDRRKEFVKLAAKYAEEGRVGIRNIRRDALDTIRKQEKAAEVSEDESRDLQDKLQKLTNKFTAKVDDLLAEKEKDITTV from the coding sequence GTGAAATTAGATGAAGCCGAAAGTAAAATGCAAAATACCGTTGAGGCTACTCAACGAGCTTTTAATACCATTCGCACCGGACGTGCTAATTCGAGTCTATTGGATAAGGTACAGGTGGAATATTATGGCACACCTACACCCTTAAAATCCCTGGCCAACATTAGTACACCTGATGCCACAACCATCCTCATTCAGCCTTACGATAAAGGCAGCTTGAATATAGTTGAAAAAGCCCTCTCTATGTCAGACGTGGGTTTAACCCCCAGTAACGACGGTTCAGTGATTCGTTTGAACATCCCTCCTTTGACCAGCGATCGCCGTAAAGAATTTGTCAAACTTGCTGCTAAGTATGCCGAAGAAGGTCGAGTTGGTATTCGCAATATCCGCCGTGATGCTTTAGATACAATTCGTAAACAAGAAAAAGCTGCGGAAGTTTCCGAAGATGAATCACGGGATCTACAAGACAAACTGCAAAAATTAACTAACAAATTCACTGCCAAAGTAGACGACTTACTAGCAGAAAAAGAAAAAGACATCACCACTGTCTAA
- the pyrH gene encoding UMP kinase: MGTNYRRVLLKLSGEALMGNMGYGIDPEVVKGIAEELAEVVASGVQVAIVVGGGNIFRGVKAASLGMDRATADYVGMIATVMNAMTLQDSLERIGIQTRVQTAIAMQELAEPYIRRRAIRHLEKGRVVIFGAGSGNPFFTTDTTAALRAAEIEAEVIFKATKVDGIYDADPEIYPQAKRYTTLTYAHVLAQDLRVMDSTAIALCKENNIPILVFDLTVRGNIRRAVMGESIGTLVGGSCEIR, encoded by the coding sequence ATGGGAACGAATTACCGACGGGTTTTACTTAAACTGAGCGGTGAGGCCTTGATGGGCAACATGGGCTATGGCATTGATCCAGAAGTAGTCAAGGGAATAGCCGAAGAGTTGGCAGAGGTAGTAGCCAGTGGCGTTCAAGTCGCTATAGTCGTTGGCGGCGGCAACATCTTTAGGGGTGTGAAAGCGGCATCATTGGGAATGGATAGGGCAACCGCCGACTACGTAGGAATGATTGCCACAGTCATGAATGCCATGACCCTACAAGACTCGCTGGAAAGAATAGGGATACAAACCCGCGTCCAAACAGCGATCGCTATGCAGGAATTAGCAGAACCCTATATCCGTCGTCGCGCCATCCGTCATCTAGAAAAAGGACGGGTGGTAATTTTTGGAGCAGGTTCAGGAAATCCTTTCTTTACTACAGACACCACTGCGGCTTTAAGAGCAGCAGAAATAGAAGCAGAAGTAATTTTCAAAGCCACCAAAGTAGACGGAATTTACGACGCAGACCCCGAAATTTATCCTCAAGCCAAGCGTTATACCACCCTTACCTACGCCCATGTTTTGGCTCAAGATTTGCGAGTCATGGATAGTACCGCAATTGCCCTATGTAAAGAAAATAATATTCCCATTCTGGTATTTGACTTAACGGTGCGAGGAAACATCCGCCGTGCAGTAATGGGAGAATCTATTGGCACCCTTGTGGGAGGTTCTTGTGAAATTAGATGA
- a CDS encoding phosphotransferase translates to MIDNFDSVVDLKMPFLSAAIDPAQVKEYLTKYLSIAQNTQIAKIEVIRHKPGRRCLIEYELVNDDGERIILIGKIRAKGTDFHSYELQKYLWKSGFIDDSVDGISVPEPMGVIPEWQMWLQRKVEGVTFTQLLTSNNSVLLGKRIAEAAHKLHTTNIPPRRSHTMNDELRILHERIPLVIQKYPQWQERLERILAECDYFGNHTLELKYCGIHRDFYPDQVIVNNERLYLIDLDLYCQGNPALDIGNFIAHIQEYSLRVFGNSEYLQEVENSLMEGFIQITDDDLRVGIEAYTILTLVRHIYISTLFLDRSFLTESLLNLCEQRFSVIRNL, encoded by the coding sequence ATGATTGATAATTTTGATAGTGTGGTTGATTTAAAAATGCCTTTTTTATCCGCAGCAATTGATCCGGCACAAGTAAAGGAATATTTGACTAAATATTTATCAATTGCCCAAAATACCCAGATTGCAAAAATTGAAGTTATTCGACATAAACCGGGAAGACGTTGTTTAATTGAATATGAATTGGTTAATGATGATGGAGAGAGAATAATTTTAATTGGGAAAATACGAGCTAAGGGAACTGATTTTCATAGTTATGAATTACAAAAATATTTATGGAAATCAGGGTTTATTGATGATAGTGTGGATGGTATTTCTGTACCTGAACCTATGGGTGTAATTCCTGAATGGCAAATGTGGTTACAGCGTAAAGTTGAAGGTGTGACATTTACTCAATTATTAACATCAAATAATAGTGTTTTATTAGGAAAAAGAATTGCTGAAGCTGCCCATAAACTACACACAACTAATATTCCTCCCAGGCGTTCTCATACTATGAATGATGAACTGAGGATTTTACATGAACGAATTCCTTTGGTTATCCAAAAATATCCACAGTGGCAAGAACGTTTAGAAAGAATTTTAGCAGAATGTGATTATTTTGGAAATCACACTTTAGAGTTAAAATATTGTGGTATTCATCGAGATTTTTATCCTGATCAAGTAATTGTTAATAATGAGCGTTTATATTTAATAGATTTAGATTTATATTGTCAAGGTAATCCGGCTTTAGATATTGGTAATTTTATTGCTCATATTCAGGAATATAGTCTGCGGGTATTTGGTAATTCTGAGTATTTACAAGAGGTAGAAAATTCTTTGATGGAGGGATTTATTCAGATTACAGATGATGACTTGAGAGTGGGAATTGAAGCTTATACTATTTTGACTTTAGTTAGACATATTTATATTAGCACTCTATTTTTAGACCGTTCTTTTTTGACTGAATCCTTATTGAATCTCTGTGAACAGCGGTTTAGTGTAATTCGTAATTTGTAA